In Pyramidobacter piscolens W5455, the following proteins share a genomic window:
- a CDS encoding ABC transporter ATP-binding protein has protein sequence MERAVSVENLGVAYGRGKGRLQVLRRLSFSLRKGETLALLGESGSGKTTCGKALLGMLPPSARIESGALRMGDEPPLDLASPRFDWRPLRGKRIAMIYQDARLALNPVERVRAHFLETLRFHKAGSEESFERKSRELLSLLKFEDPERVLDAYPFELSGGMCQRVYIALILCLEPEILIADEPTSALDPDSQREVLALLKQVQKRLSLSILLITHDIAVAREASDRVIILRDGTVVEEGATEEVLLRPRESYTQSLIEARALPERGRPPKDRAGEPPLLRVRNICKSFGKNGNRIDVLKEASFDLYRGESVGILGRSGCGKSTLARCVAGLESVDGGSVVCCGRDITDLRGKRRRWVCGKMQMVFQDARASLNPSRSALQLVQEPLKYLAVGTERERDEKARYYLERVGIDPQAQMRRAPQLSTGQCQRVALARALVVEPDILLCDEAVSALDVILQKQILGLLYELQRAFGFAVVMISHDMRIIRHFCQRAAIMKDGRFAEIVPAERLEPIGKRTLARSFADGESHVRARP, from the coding sequence ATGGAACGCGCCGTATCGGTAGAAAATCTGGGCGTGGCGTACGGTCGGGGAAAAGGACGGCTTCAGGTGCTGAGACGGCTTTCCTTCTCCCTGCGAAAAGGAGAAACGCTGGCTTTGCTGGGGGAAAGCGGATCGGGCAAAACAACCTGCGGAAAAGCGCTTCTGGGGATGCTGCCTCCCTCGGCCCGGATCGAGAGCGGCGCGCTGCGGATGGGAGACGAGCCGCCTCTGGACTTGGCTTCGCCGCGTTTCGACTGGCGGCCGCTGCGCGGAAAGAGGATCGCCATGATCTATCAGGACGCTCGGCTGGCGCTCAACCCCGTCGAGAGGGTCCGCGCCCATTTTCTCGAGACGCTGCGCTTTCACAAAGCCGGTTCGGAGGAGTCGTTCGAGCGGAAGAGCCGGGAACTGCTGTCGCTTCTGAAGTTCGAAGATCCCGAGCGCGTTCTGGACGCGTATCCGTTCGAACTCAGCGGCGGGATGTGCCAGAGAGTCTATATCGCGCTCATTCTCTGCCTCGAACCGGAGATCCTGATCGCGGACGAACCGACGTCGGCGCTCGACCCCGACAGCCAGCGCGAGGTTCTCGCGCTGCTGAAACAGGTGCAAAAGCGGCTGTCCCTTTCGATTCTGCTGATCACTCACGACATCGCCGTAGCTCGTGAAGCGAGCGACCGCGTGATCATCCTGCGGGACGGGACCGTCGTCGAGGAAGGGGCGACGGAAGAAGTCCTGCTTCGTCCACGGGAGAGCTATACGCAGTCGCTCATAGAAGCAAGAGCGCTGCCGGAAAGAGGACGTCCGCCGAAAGACCGGGCGGGGGAGCCGCCGCTGCTGCGGGTAAGGAACATCTGCAAGTCCTTCGGCAAGAACGGAAATAGAATCGACGTGCTCAAGGAGGCGAGTTTCGACCTGTACAGGGGAGAATCCGTCGGCATCCTGGGTCGCAGCGGCTGCGGAAAATCCACATTGGCCAGATGCGTCGCAGGGTTGGAAAGCGTCGACGGCGGTTCGGTCGTCTGCTGCGGGCGCGACATCACGGATCTGCGCGGGAAGCGCAGAAGATGGGTGTGCGGCAAGATGCAGATGGTGTTCCAGGACGCGCGGGCGAGCCTGAATCCGTCGCGCAGCGCTCTTCAGCTCGTGCAGGAACCGCTGAAGTATCTTGCCGTGGGGACGGAACGGGAGCGAGACGAGAAAGCCCGTTACTATCTGGAACGGGTGGGCATCGATCCGCAGGCGCAGATGCGGCGCGCGCCCCAACTCAGCACCGGCCAGTGTCAGCGCGTCGCGTTGGCGCGGGCGCTGGTCGTCGAGCCGGATATCCTTTTGTGCGACGAAGCGGTTTCCGCGCTGGACGTGATCCTGCAGAAGCAGATACTCGGCCTGCTTTACGAGCTGCAGCGGGCGTTCGGTTTCGCCGTTGTCATGATCTCTCACGACATGAGGATCATTCGGCATTTCTGCCAGCGGGCGGCGATCATGAAAGACGGGAGATTTGCGGAGATTGTGCCGGCGGAACGTCTCGAACCGATCGGGAAGCGAACGTTGGCAAGAAGTTTTGCGGACGGCGAGTCGCACGTTCGTGCGCGTCCGTAA